From a single Toxoplasma gondii ME49 chromosome II, whole genome shotgun sequence genomic region:
- a CDS encoding hypothetical protein (encoded by transcript TGME49_222700), whose product MVLQVLEAAHELGMVMVVSNAHTRWLRLSLDKLMPRVNHSPQHSNFYNILAFGDQAHDRFAFFTAAENVIRRHQTEACRQMQQQQPSEQLPCFLEPEEIFTPACAAFSPAEVSSLTGRCSAAVANSQVRGFPVNSQHFQGGSPVSNASDLLESRFEVVVDFDSERLQQQVRQLQVLQQRQFPLPLRQQLQPLLPFAEQSSAVSERLLWHFRCPESPLQPHAPETLLLRRLSRSSSDSKSDAVEVERKSDGRDVDSQQAEQQCESPAEPGDTTAHNDTGHSLERRQNVANRSRRRRLRRPGSHNRPGDSNFHYRNPADLRHCVKPSNTVKTRTQAQKMEQGQQTDARQGGCVEAPAEHDNYGNSADSKSVYLKSVRLIAGPSAAELSQQLAVLATSLRRLAESPSFHDLQVQNDSFSQKAVLLPGLLTSQTESTAAASVATAASAMATAAVTAARAAATAAAAVRRVATPVADLSAPVEAVLAASAMAAQAAATAAASAADAFAVTAARGVEAGVETELTPLPPEADFIPLSPEVKEQVRQPEQLTRINHLAKHFAEWRRVATEGREAAKRESEAGSTNTADTMNVAQNAGERVLRVAQQRGNRMEDAARIPVGGPFTLRTSTEELDEFGIMEEKLLRRRNIRRGASRK is encoded by the exons ATGGTGCTGCAGGTTTTGGAAGCTGCGCATGAACTGGGAATGGTCATGGTCGTGAGCAACGCACACACACGCTGGCTCCGACTCAGTCTCGACAAGCTGATGCCTCGT GTGAACCATTCTCCGCAGCATTCTAACTTCTACAACATCCTGGCCTTCGGTGATCAGGCCCACGATCGATTCGCATTCTTTACTGCGGCCGAGAACGTTATTCGACGTCACCAAACAGAGGCCTGCAGACAGATGCAGCAACAACAGCCATCAGAGCAATTGCCTTGTTTCCTGGAACCAGAGGAAATCTTCactcctgcatgcgctgcctTTAGTCCAGCCGAAGTTTCTTCACTTACCGGTAGATGCAGCGCTGCCGTCGCAAACAGCCAGGTTCGAGGGTTCCCAGTAAATTCCCAGCATTTTCAGGGAGGTTCGCCTGTTTCGAATGCCTCTGACTTGCTGGAAAGTCGGTTCGAAGTCGTTGTTGACTTTGACAGCGAGCGACTCCAGCAGCAGGTACGGCAGTTGCAGGttctgcagcagcggcaATTCCCTCTCCCCCTACGCCAACAGCTCCAGCCGCTCCTGCCCTTCGCCGAGCAAAGTTCCGCTGTCAGTGAGCGGCTTCTGTGGCACTTTCGCTGCCCAGAGTCACCCTTGCAGCCTCATGCCCCGGAAACGCTGCTGCTCCGCCGTCTGAGTCGGTCAAGCAGCGACAGCAAGTCCGATGCTGTAGAGGTCGAACGAAAGAGCGATGGCAGAGACGTAGACTCACAACAGGCAGAGCAGCAGTGTGAGAGTCCCGCCGAACCCGGCGACACAACCGCACACAATGACACAGGACACTCTCTAGAAAGACGGCAAAATGTCGCCAACCGAAGCAGAAGGCGTCGGCTGCGGCGACCCGGCTCACACAACCGTCCCGGGGATAGCAATTTTCACTACAGAAATCCTGCAGATTTGCGACACTGCGTGAAGCCGAGTAACACAGTGAAAACGAGAACTCAGGCTCAGAAGATGGAGCAGGGCCAGCAAACGGACGCGCGGCAGGGAGGTTGCGTTGAGGCGCCAGCCGAGCACGACAACTACGGAAATTCTGCGGACTCCAAATCGGTATATCTTAAGAGCGTCCGTCTGATAGCCGGACCGTCGGCTGCTGAGCTAAGCCAGCAGCTGGCTGTGCTGGCGACTTCCCTTCGGCGTCTGGCAGAGTCTCCGTCTTTCCACGATTTGCAGGTGCAGAACGACTCTTTCTCCCAAAAAGCGGTTCTTCTTCCCGGCCTCTTAACATCACAGACAGAGTCGACggcagctgcttctgttgCAACTGCGGCATCTGCTATGGCCACAGCTGCTGTCACAGCCGCGAGAGCCGCCGCTAcggcagctgctgccgtTCGAAGAGTGGCAACACCAGTTGCTGATTTGTCTGCTCCAGTTGAGGCCGTTTTGGCTGCCTCAGCGATGGCAGCTCAAGCCGCTGCCActgcagcagcttctgctgcGGACGCCTTTGCTGTCACGGCGGCAAGGGGCGTCGAGGCTGGCGTCGAGACAGAACTCACTCCCCTGCCTCCTGAGGCAGATTTCattcctctgtcgcctgaGGTTAAAGAGCAGGTCCGCCAGCCAGAGCAGCTGACTCGGATAAACCACCTTGCCAAGCACTTCGCAGAATGGCGGCGAGTCGCgacggagggaagagaggccgCAAAAAGGGAAAGCGAGGCCGGCAGCACAAACACAGCAGACACGATGAATGTTGCTCAGAACGCGGGAGAACGGGTACTGAGAGTGGCGCAGCAGCGAGGGAATAGAATGGAAGACGCAGCGCGTATCCCTGTCGGTGGACCTTTTACCCTAAGAACGAGCACAGAAGAACTGGACGAGTTCGGAATCATGGAGGAAAAACTcctgaggagaagaaacatcCGCCGAGGCGCCTCGAGGAAGTGA
- a CDS encoding IMP-specific 5'-nucleotidase 1, putative (encoded by transcript TGME49_222710), with protein sequence MAPPPEGGRAGCQSCLSQNFQHLPHHTQRDEETPSPKYLSHSCSSPGFHSDVCSSSSQAGCSSSSSGVRSPASPDVCASPDVCASPSSSLCASGTLLLSSRPFCLSSGAAVDGSSTGSWRRETLDAVGGESGRRKFAANHFLPLLTELFVALFKARCFASLVVRVLQAIEDEIVVEEAFVPYITTPRSSYARSGSGAADRGDGSPGEDGNSSRGDAAVSPLSLDSGDKETFDGDPRPQESPSETPDASPLASPTALDAATASKPTCGKKCGAGWPLFCPPTVSSFASVSLHLGSVPLGGSLPAAAFEAGPGCMHFRHSLSAGSASLGGGPGRQRPEGVMPFFTKLRLVAAFQRVDARACMTKRKVVPPSFHECREILNLAQILESRSQLRLVTMDGDETLYPDGANFTDERIARHIAALLRRGTKVAVVTAAGYGYETARYEERLGVLFEFLRKEKMPAEAAGNFYVMGGESNYLMKLSPALSLEPVDEALWTSFRPSCHPRDADRLLDIAEAALRSLSEELKLPACILRKARAVGLIRRQSVQDEEECALGCGSGDGMRRENLEEIVMRVRRTIRDEFGPHCMVPWSAFNGGNDVWVDIGNKAEGVALLQGLFQLFPRQCLHIGDQFGTSGNDLPARVCSPTAWVANPQETAALLHELLQEDKEEAEIPPRGDSKRQETKQE encoded by the exons ATGGCACCTCCTCCCGAGGGCGGCAGAGCGGGGTGTCAGTCGTGTCTGTCGCAGAATTTTCAGCATTTGCCTCACCATACCCAGCGGGACGAGGAAACGCCTTCTCCTAAGTATTTGTCGCATTCTTGCTCCTCTCCAGGCTTTCATTCGGatgtctgttcttcctcctctcaaGCTGgttgttcttcgtcttcttcgggcGTCcgttctcccgcttctcccgatgtctgcgcttctcccgatgtctgcgcttctccctcttcatcTTTGTGTGCCTCAGGAACTctgctcctttcttctcgtcccttctgtctctcgtctggTGCGGCGGTCGATGGATCCTCAACAGGCTcgtggagacgagagaccCTCGATGCGGTCGGAGGAGAGTCAGGTCGACGCAAATTTGCAGCGAAtcactttcttcctctgctgacAGAGCTGTTTGTCGCTCTGTTCAAAGcacgctgcttcgcctctctaGTTGTTCGCGTTCTCCAGGCTATCGAGGACGAGATTGTCGTGGAAGAGGCCTTCGTGCCATACATCACGACACCTAGATCGTCTTACGCTCGGTCCGGCTCTGGAGCTGCAGACCGTGGAGACGGATCTCCTGGCGAGGACGGAAACAGTTCCCGAGGCGACGCAGCCgtctcgccgctctcgctCGATTcgggagacaaggagacgTTCGATGGAGACCCTCGACCTCAAGAGTCTCCTTCGGAAACGCCTGACGCCTCGCCGCTCGCGTCACCCACGGCTCTAGATGCAGCGACTGCGTCGAAGCCGACCTGTGGGAAGAAGTGTGGCGCAGGATGGCCTCTGTTCTGCCCAcccactgtctcttctttcgcctccgtgtctctccatcTAGGAAGCGTACCTCTAGGGGGGTCTCTGCCCGCAGCGGCGTTCGAAGCTGGACctggatgcatgcacttcAGACACTCGTTGAGCGCGGGGTCTGCGAGTCTCGGAGGTGGGCCGGGCAGACAGAGGCCTGAAGGCGTAATGCCTTTCTTCACCAAGCTGAGACTCGTCGCCGCTTTTCAAAGGGTAGATgcccgtgcatgcatgacCAAAAGAAAGGTCGTACCTCCTTCTTTTCACGAGTGTCGAGAAATCCTAAATCTCGCGCAG atccTCGAGAGCAGGTCGCAGCTGCGCCTGGTCACCATGGACGGCGACGAGACTTTGTATCCGGACGGGGCGAACTTCACCGACGAACGCATTGCCAGACACATCGCAGCGCTGCTTCGAAGAGGCACCAAGGTCGCCGTCGTCACTGCCGCAG gcTACGGCTACGAAACGGCCCGCTACGAGGAGCGCTTAGGGGTGCTGTTTGAGTTTttgagaaaggaaaagatgCCAGCGGAGGCAGCTGGAAACTTCTACGTCATGGGCGGCGAGTCGAACTACCTAATGAA actttctcctgctctctctctcgagcctGTCGACGAGGCTCTCTGGACTTCTTTTCGGCCTTCCTGCCACCCCAGGGATGCAGACAGACTGCTGGACATTGCGGAAGCAGCACTGAGGAGTCTCAGCGAGGAGCTGAAACTACCTGCATGCATTCTGAGGAAGGCCAGGGCGGTCGGACTCATCAGGAGGCAGTCTGTACAGGACGAAGAGG AGTGCGCCTTGGGCTGCGGCAGCGGGGACGGGATGCGCCGAGAGAATTTGGAGGAGATTGTCATGCGAGTTCGTCGAACGATCCGAGACGAATTCG GTCCGCACTGCATGGTTCCGTGGAGTGCCTTTAACGGGGGCAACGATGTGTGGGTGGACATAGGCAATAAAGCAGAAGGAGTCGCGCTGCTGCAAGGACTCTTCCAACTTTTTCCTCGACAGTGTCTGCACATTGGAGACCAGTTCGGAACCAGTGGAAACGATTTGCCTGCTCG CGTCTGTTCGCCTACGGCTTGGGTAGCAAATCCTCAAGAGACAGCGGCACTTCTTCATGAGTTGCTACAGGAAGAtaaagaggaagcagaaattCCTCCGAGAGGGGATTCgaaaagacaggagacaaagcAAGAGTAA